GAAGAGGAAGAATGCAGCTGGGGATAGACCAATGTGCTCTATGTAAAAATAGAGGACATTGGAAAAATGAGTGTCCTCTCAACCAAGAAAtgggttttgggggaggaaTTATAGCCAGTGGGGATGGAAATCAGGGATTAATGAATACAGGTGCTCTCCCAGGAAATCCACAAGGTGTCGCCCAGGCCTTTATGATGGGGAATTACCAGAATCAGAGCTGACTAGACCAGGATTTAAAGGTAATAATGGAAGTAGATGGGGAACCGTTAGAATTTAGAGTAGATACGGGGGCATCATTCTCAGCTGTCAACACTAAGATAGAACCTTTGAGTGATTCTACTATTCAAGTAGTGGGAGTTACGGGACAAGTTGAGGAACGAACATTTTTGCGACCATTAGATATAGAATTTGGGGGGAAGGAATTTGAACATCGATTTTTATATATGCCAAATAGCCCAGAATCACTATGTGGGAGGGATTTATTGTCAATCTTAGAAGCAaagataatatttgaaaaaggtAGAGTAAGATTGGAATTTCCCGAGGAGAATATTGCTAAGCTGTTTGTAGTGAAAGAAGTAGAAGCAGTAGAAATACCACAAGAAATAGAGCAAGCTGTAGTACCATGGGTATGGGAAACAGGAGTACCTGGAAAATCAAAAGCGGCACAACCAGTTGTAATAGAACTAAAAGAAGGAGTCTCCCCAGTAAGGGTAAAGCAATATCCTTTGAAATTGGAAGCACGAATAGGAATAGCACCTATGATTGAACAATTTCTTAGCTTAGGAATTTTACAGGAATGTGAGTCAGAATTCAATACTCCGATATTCCCAGTTAGAAAGCCAAATGGTAAGTATAGATTAGTTCAAGATTTAAGAGCAATTAATAATATCACTAAAGATATACACCCAGTAGTAGCTAATCCGTATACATTGTTGACAGCTGTGTCGGAAAAGTTTAAGTGGTTCACAGTGATTGAtttgaaagatgcatttttctgtatccCCTTGGCACTTGAAAGTAGGAAATACTTTGCCTTTGAGTGGGAGAACCCAGACATGGGACGCAAGAAGCAGCTCACCTGGACGCGTTTACCACAAGGATTCAAAAACTCACCAACTATTTTTGGAAATCAATTGGCTCGAGAGTTAGAAGAATGGAAGATGACTCAGGTAAAAGAATCACCTTTTTTATATGTTCTCCTACAATATGTTGATGATATCTTTATAGCCTCCACAGAAAAGGATGTTTGCCTTAGACTCACCATTGAATTACTTAATATGCTGGGACAAGGCTGGATACCGAGTATCGAAAGAAAAAGCTCAGCTGGTAAGAGCCCAAGTGATTTACCTAGGCTGCGAAATTTCACAAGGGGTGCGAAAGTTAGGAATCAATCGAGTACAAGCAATTTGCACCATACCCACACCACGAAATCCGCAAGAGTTAAGATCCTTTTGGGCATGATAGGGTGGCGCCGCTTGTGGATTCCAGAATTTGGACTGAAAGCAAAACCCCTGTATGAAGCAGCCAAAGGCCCTGTGTTTCAGTGGGGACAAATGcaagaaaaggcatttcagagTTTGAAACAAGCTTTAAAGGAAGCCCCAGCACTAGGATTGTCAGATCTCACAAAACCTTTTCAACTATACGTAAATGAGAGACAGAGACTGGCAATAGGGGTTCTCACCCAAAAACTGGGCTCATGGAAGCGCCTGGTGGGGTACTTCTCAAAGCAGCTAGACTCTGTAAGTGCCAGATGGCCCAGTTGTCTTAGGGCTGTGGCAGCAACAGTGCTCCTAATTCGAGAAGCCAGAAAATTGACTTTGGGAAAAAGGATGGAAGTATTTGTTCCCCATATGGTCATTGCAGTTTTGGAATAAAAAGGGGGGTATTGGCTCTTGTCGAGTCGCATGTTACAATATCAGGCACTCCTCCGAGAACAGGATgacattgaattaaaaataaccaatcATCTCAATCCAGCAGAATTTCttaggagcagcagccaggaagaaGGAGGCGAATTGACACATGATTGCGTAGAAATCATTGAACAGGTGTATGCCAGCCGGAAAGACCTGAAAGATGAGCCTTTGGAAAATCCGGAATGGGAACTGTTTACAGATGGATCCAGCTTTGTGGAAAACGGAACCAGGTATGCGGGATACGCAGTAGTGACTTTGACACAAATAATAGAAGCTCGAGCTTTAACTCCGGGAACTTCAGCCCAGAAAGCCGAGATACAAGCTCTGGTAAGAGCCTTAGAATTGAGTCAGGGGAAAAGAGTAAACATTTGGACTGATTCAAAATATGCCTTTGGAGTAATACATGTACATGGAGCactgtggaaagaaagaggactgtTAAATTCTCAAGGATCAGAAATTAAGCACAAAGAACAAATATTAGCACTATTGGAAGCAGTGCATAAACCTCAGGCAGTAGCAGTGATGCATGTAAAAGGACATcaaaatgaagagggaaaagcgTTCCAAGGAAACCAGCTGGCTGACAGAGTTGCCAAACAGGTTTCTCGAGAGGTATGGACACAATTAGCTTTATTGCCAGTGCGAATTAACCCTGCCACTTCTTTTCTTGAGCAGAAACCATGGTATACACATGAAGATGAGAAACTTGCTCAATTTGTTCAGGCCCAGAAGAACGAAAAAGGATGGTATGTCACAGCTGAAGGTCAGGTTGTACTGCCaacaaaagtaatgaaaacaattttagaaatCGAACATAACAAGTGCCATTGGGGAGCAGACGCATTGGTACAATTTTTAAAACGTAAGGTGATTTCCAATCAGATGTTAACAGTGGCAAAACGGATTAACGCCATGTGTCCagtctgtattaaaaataacccaGTGACACGAAGGCAAATACAACTAGGAAAGTTACAAGTGGGGCCGCAACCAGGAGACTATTGGCAAATAGATTTCTCAGAGCTACCAAAAGCACAAGGGTACCGTTATTTACTGGTGTATGTGTGTACCTTttcagggtggccagaagcctTCCCATGCAGGACTAACCAAGCAAAGGAAGTAATTAAAACTTTACTATGGGAAATCATCCCTAGATTTGGAATCCCTTTAGGAATGTCCTCAGATAGAGGACCTCACTTTGTAGCTAGAGTAGTCCAAGAGGTAGCCAGAGTGTTAGGGATAGTTTGGAATCTCCATACGCCCTGGAGACCACAATCTAGTGGCCAAGTAGAACGGATGAATCAGACATTAAAAGGGCAGATTAAGAAAATTTGTCAGGAAGCGAAGATACAGTGGCCTCAGGCACTACCTCTAGCCTTGCTAAGAATCAGGATTAAGCCCAGAGAAAGGATAGGAGTAAGTCCATACGAAATTTTGTATGGCAAACCATATCATGCTACAACCTACAAAGGGGACCCTCACTTAGTAGGAGATCAAGTATTGTTGAGttacattttgtctttaaataaagTCCTTACAGCGCTGCGAGGAGCATTGCAGTGGAACCGGCCTCTGCCCTTGGAGAATCCTGTCCATGACATACAGCCAGGAGATCAAGTATATGTGAAGAACTGGAATACGGAACCCTTGAAAGAAGTATGGGACAGTCCTCACCAGGTGATCATGACTACCTACACGGCAGTGAAAGTCCAAGGGATCGAAAACTGGATTCACTACACTCGAATCAAGAAGGTCCCGTCAAGATGGGAAGTACAGCCTCTGtcagcaacaaagctggtgTTCAGGGCAAGGACTTAGTTCTTTTAACATTAGTCTGTATAATGCAGGTGGGAGAAGCATTTGTTAAAATTACAGTTCCGGAGCCAGATGTAATGGTGCCTGAAGGTGCGGGAGTAAATTTaacctgtttgttttctgacaaCCAGAGAGCTGGATTAAAAGAAGTACATGCAGCCTGGAGACAAATCACCACAGACGAGGTATTTACAGAAGGAATCGTGACACTTTGGGATATGGAACAGCAAAGAGGTAACACCACATTGACAATATCTCATATGCAAGCTGATCAGGTAGGACAATTCTCATGCATTGTGCGGATTAGAGAAAGTTTTAATTATGGGGACATAAATGTAGGTATTCTAAAAGAGAATGGGAGAACATGGCAGGTGACAGAAGCTGGAAAAACACAACAAGAATTGGGACAAGAAAATTTAATAGTGGGATTAGTTAGAGATTTTGGACAAGTACAAAATACTACGTCCATCACTGCATGTTTACCTTTACCTAAAGCGGCAGGAGATCCAATACCATGGGGCATCATTCCCGTTGGGGAAATGCCTCCAGTAACTATAAATGGGACAAAAAGATGTAATAAAGAAATACGGAATCATACTAAGAGGATAGAGGAAACCTATACAGTTCGAGGGAAATGGTCAACACCGGGACAAAAGAGTGAGTGCCTAAAATTACTAAATCCAGTTTTTACAAGAATTGGACGGTTCAAGAATGTAGGATGGTGTACTTATGACATAagacaaaaaagacaaaaaccagTCACAGAATTTTCTTATGAGATAGTATGtcaagaagggaaggaagaatgGGAACATTGGAAAACGATTTGGGGTCCTAGTTTGTTAGAACCTTACAGTTACATAGGACCAGTACATTGGTGTGTCGAATGGTCAGGCCAGAGAGAGCAAGAACATCTAGGAGTGTTAGGAGCTGAAACAGTAAGACGGGATCGAGTGACCCTCACACCTAGCTGGAATTGTAGCAAAATCATCACCTGTGATACCCCTGAATCCCAAATTGGTTTAGTGCCAGTACGGATACTATTAAAATGGGGCTGTGAATGTCAAAGGTATAATCATACAATAACAGGTGAAATAAAAGGGGCATGGAAAGATTGTCAGGCGACTACCATCAGGAGTCCAGGGCATTCAGTGTGGGTAATGGGGCACGGACAGTGGACTACTCATATGCCTATTAACGGCCCGGTCACACAGATTACTTTAGGAGTCCCTACACTTTGTCCTTTTTGGAAACAGTCTAAATTAACACAGAAAGAGATGCAGTCACgaacaaagagagaaacaaatgaagTAGCAGAAGAACTAGGACTGGGAGATGAAGATGAATGGCATGAACCCTCATCAGGAGTTAAATTTGGATGGGTACTGGAATCCTTGTTTGCACCAATTTCTACATATTGAAACCGGGAGATGCTGTACAAATTATTAGGACAAACTGAGAGGCTGGCCGCAGTTACAAAGAAAGGATTTAGGGATCTAAACTTACAGTTGCAGGCAACGACAAGAATGACAATCCAAAATAGAATGGCAttagatttgcttttattaaaagaaaatggagtCTGTGGGTACCTCCAAGGAAAGGTTGACCATTGCTGCGTACATATCCCAAATGTCACagaagaagtagaaaaagaCATAAGTCAATTAGaacaaattgaaacaaaagtgCATGAAGTCCAGGAGGAAGCTGAACATAACTGGGTAGGAGCACTGTTTAGCTCCCTAGGAATCCAAGTCTCTGGTTGGATATCATCAATTGTACAATATGTAATAATGATTGTATTGATTATTGTAGTATGCATGATTATGTATAGATGTCTTTTAGGAATGATTGCCAGAGAAGGAACTCATACTCGACGTGTTATGAGAGACCTGACCCGGAAAGAAGTAATCCTGCCAACTCGAAAAGAAGACTCACCATCCTACTTAGAAACCATAACTTGAAGAATTGAGCATCcttgcagaaaatctgaagaatgCTCAAAAGGGGGGAGTTGATaccgaaataatgagaaaaaggactaatgtagatatagtagtagtcatgctaaggcttagaaaactgcagttctcGGACAGGCCCTGggaaccagccctgggaatgagctggggaCTGTGAAAGCAATAATTAAAGATAATTAAAGAATCTAGTAGAGCATATAGGACATCTAGAAACTTTCAAGATAAggctaaagtataataataaataaagggttctgGTGATGGGAAAACATGCAAGGGGGATTAAGGGGGGGGTAGCCTATAGTTTTGAATAGACAAGCATgcagaatttataacttttaggaatgatatctacaagatttatgtatctgtattgtcttgaagaatgtgtaACTCTGCACGTAGACTACtttgtaaaaaggtataaaaacctgacgaaaaagggaactgtgggatcctgaCTTTGGATGCTAGACCGCAGGTTCCCcgggccctgaataaagcaccgcataaactaattctgttagtttgtgttctgtttggGGCATCGGGCAACAGTTCCAGACACACTATAGGTTCTGTAGGGTCACACACCAGAGGTTGTGTCCATTCCAGGCAAAGTGTACGTTCTGTAGGGTGTCCTACCAGAGGATATGTCACTTCCTGAAAAAATGTAGGTTCTCTGTTCAGGTTGTCCCCAGCGtcctgaaataaaagaaaagaataaaaagcaactCAAGAGAGAATCATAacatttgctgttaaatttCTCTCACAAAGGCACATATGTAATGTACATATAACTGTTTGCTTCTTGTCTTAAGTGCTTATTCGAAACACACAATATCTGATTATAGATATTAATCTTTATTAGACAAATGACATTAGCACAAGTATCCTGCCCTAGGaactgctggaaaacagcaggattttttttgaagttttacAAATATGTACTGACATATTTGCTCTTTATCTTTATAATTGCTAGGGTGTATTTTTTAATCCAGTAAAACTAATTTTACAAGAGCCATGACAAAAATTTTCATGCATGTGTTAGCGTTCACCAcacccttttttttctgaaaaatgttcaGAACATATCTGTTAGTACAATTTGTTTTACTCAATTATCTTTACACATAACTGTTGTTGTTACTTGCCTGGAGTAATTGTGCATCATGAAGAGAGATGCTTGCTTTGAACCCTTTTCTTAAGTGACTCTAACTGCTTGAAAAGCAGACTTACCATCGGAAGGAGGACCACGAGATGTACTGATTCCTTGGGTTACAAAGTAACTCCGAATAGATTCTGCCAGAGAAGGTAAATTAACTTCAGagaatgcaaatattaaaataatggaaaatgcaaaaaactgAAATAGTTATGGTTGGAAGGGAAGGTTATGTTAGTTCCAGACACAATATATGTTCTGTAGAATGACACACCAGAGGCTGTGTCTGTTCCAGGCAAAGTGTACGTTCTGTAGGGTGTCCCACCAGAGGGTATGTCACTTCCTGACAAAACGTATGTCCTGTGTCCAGGCTGTCCCGAGTGTACTggaatagaagaaaagaataaaaagcaactCAAGAAAGAATCtacatttgctgttaaataccTCTCACAAAGACACATATGTGAAGTACTTGTAactgtttgcttcttttcttaAATGCTTACTTGAAACAGACAGCATGTGATAGTAAATATTAATCTTTATTAGACAAATGACATTAGCACAAGTATCCTGCCCTAGGAAGCGCTGGAAAACAACAGCACTTTATTTGAAGCATTACAAATATGTACTGACATAGTTTACTCTTCATCATTATAATTGCTAgggtgtatttttttaatccagtaaACAAACTAATTTAACAGTTGCCATAACAAAAATTTTCATGCCTGTGTCAGCTTTCACCAccccctttcttttctgaaaaatgtctcAGAACATATCTGTTAGTACAATTTTTATTACTCAATTATCCTTACACATAACTGTTGTTACTTGCCTGGAACAActgtgcagcatgaagggaCATGCTGGCTCTGAGCTCACATCTGTGTGATTAAAAATTCCTTGAAAATGAGACTTACCATCAGGAGCAGGACCTTCAGATGTACTGATTTCTTGTGGTACAAATGGTAGCTGAAAGGATTCTGTTCAGAGAATGtaagttttaaaatgcaataattGCATGGAATTGATATTGTTGTGGTTGGAAGGAAAGGCTGTGTTGGTTCCAGGGACAGCATAGGTTCTGTAGGGTGACACACCAATGGTTGCATCGGTTCCAGGCTCAGGGCGGGTTATGTAGAGTGTCCCATCAGAGGGTATGTCAGTTGCTGACAAAGCATAGGTTCTGTGTCTCGGGTCTCCCTGATGTACTggaataaaataagaataaaaaccaaatcaCAACACAATCTTCATTTAACGTACTTAAAACTGTTTGCTTCTTATCTTATTCTTATTTGAAACACACAGACAAAGGACATACAAACACAATTGACAAAAGACAATAGCAAAAATATCCTACTTAGGAAGTGCTGGAAAACAACAGCACTTTTTTTGAAGTGCTACAAATAGTTACCAACATCTTTTATCCCTCATCATTACAATTTTAAGGTTGTGTTTTTAAATCAAGTTTCCCTTTCACTGTTATTAGGGAACACATGCTCTGTTAGCCACAGAAGGGGGTCCTTTACATTTAGACATATTTCACTGTCATTTGAAATCAACACTTCATACTCTTCAAATATTAATCAGGTGTATTGTTACAGgcaacatttaaattaaattactgtgAGATTCAAACATGTTACAATAGCCTGACAAGTTAAAAGTTCCCATACCTAGAATATAGAGGGCCAAACAATTTTTGCATAGAAAAGGCACTTTCTTTACCAAATAGCAAGTGTGGTGTTGAACAACTGTGTTTCTGAACACCTTGTCCTAAGTTGCTTaatgtgttttataaaataagTTTCATATTGTTATGAAACTATGTGATTTATACTATTTGGTTACAAGTAGTACTTGTGTAAGGAATGCCACATGACAGGGAGAGCATCTGTACTGGGAGACCTGCATTCCTTGGCTATGCAGTAATGTTGGCAAGTGACGCCCAGTTGATTAAAATCAGGTAAGAATTGCAAATTCTTCAGTAAAAAAGTAGTTTCTGAGAGACATCATTGCTTGGTATATTCAGCATTACAGACACTTCCATCTTTGTAAACATTGTTAATACGGtttgctggttttgtctgtACTCATACAGGCAAATACTGATGTCTGTGATCATCTCAATAGTTGGGAAATTCTCTTTTGTGGCCTATCTGTTGGTTTCACATGGGTTAATTTtggtgaggagggaagaagcCAGCCATGGAAGTGATATTTCTGTGAGGAGCTGAAAGCTTCCTTTGGCAAAGCTGTCTGCCTTTGAGAATAGGCACACTGCTAAGCTGATTAGAAATGCTGATAATGCTTCTATGATAACTTATTTCCAAAAGACAAAACCTTGGGaactctctttttcttccttggagTGGTTGACAGGCAGCAGAACCCTCCCAGTCCGGAGCGGGCCGTGTGGCCAGGACCATGTGGCCAAGATTGGCACAGCCAGGGTGGCGCCATGCGGCCACGGCTATCTTGGGATGGCTTGCAAGGAACTTCATTTGTTTAGTTGCGTTTAGCCAGACATGCTGCGAGCACAAGGGCAAAGTGGTAgcagctgctttgtttttccttttctgcattcAGCTTGAAGAAAGGTGCTGAGTGGAGCCGGCAGCCGGCACGGCCCGCGTGGTGCCAGCGGGAACCGCGGGAGTGGCTGTGAGAGGCATGACGAGCAATTTCCCCAGTGTGGAGCCCAAAAGGGATCAACCTTTTAATGCTGCAGAACTCTACAAAAACTTTTCAACTGATAGAACTTGAGAAGAAGTGAACCTATGGACACCAGTCCTCTCCCAagtcagagaaaagaaaaaggtgaagaCCTGTGAGGAGAA
Above is a window of Oenanthe melanoleuca isolate GR-GAL-2019-014 chromosome Z, OMel1.0, whole genome shotgun sequence DNA encoding:
- the LOC130265555 gene encoding uncharacterized protein LOC130265555; this translates as MGQSSPGDHDYLHGSESPRDRKLDSLHSNQEGPVKMGSTASVSNKAGVQGKDLVLLTLVCIMQVGEAFVKITVPEPDVMVPEGAGVNLTCLFSDNQRAGLKEVHAAWRQITTDEVFTEGIVTLWDMEQQRGNTTLTISHMQADQVGQFSCIVRIRESFNYGDINVGILKENGRTWQVTEAGKTQQELGQENLIVGLVRDFGQVQNTTSITACLPLPKAAGDPIPWGIIPVGEMPPVTINGTKRCNKEIRNHTKRIEETYTVRGKWSTPGQKSECLKLLNPVFTRIGRFKNVGWCTYDIRQKRQKPVTEFSYEIVCQEGKEEWEHWKTIWGPSLLEPYSYIGPVHWCVEWSGQREQEHLGVLGAETVRRDRVTLTPSWNCSKIITCDTPESQIGLVPVRILLKWGCECQRYNHTITGEIKGAWKDCQATTIRSPGHSVWVMGHGQWTTHMPINGPVTQITLGVPTLCPFWKQSKLTQKEMQSRTKRETNEVAEELGLGDEDEWHEPSSGVKFGWVLESLFAPISTY